A region of the Dioscorea cayenensis subsp. rotundata cultivar TDr96_F1 unplaced genomic scaffold, TDr96_F1_v2_PseudoChromosome.rev07_lg8_w22 25.fasta BLBR01001751.1, whole genome shotgun sequence genome:
gagggtaatgatatttattgttgagagtgtgagtgataagtgtttgtactcatctatttttacctcttttagtggattgtttatctcggGACTTGGCCGCCCGCACGTAGGCGAGTGGGCCTTGAACCTGGTTCTGctaacgttgtgtgtctccttgtgtttgtttgtgtgctctttctttattggtttgtgtgagacttctatgagtacttaagtgttacttaatacccacaaaccacaccggaggaactaacagtttagttaaaaaaattatttaataaaatcatccATTTATAATAGTGCTCACTGGATGGTatcaaaatagtaaaaattattcatactattaaacaaataattatatatttagtaAATAAATCATCATAGCACAACCATAATAAGTAATACCGACACTGAAGTACcgagaaaatcaaaatatacCAGTGAGAAAAGCTGGTAAGTACAGTCAACGCCACACCATTTCTATTGTGGAATGTGACTAGGAGCAACTCACGCTAttcacatcatttctattgtggAACTCACTCGGTTCACACCATTTCTAGCGTTCCACAACTGAAGCATCCAATGCCCCAAACCTGCCTTCATAGCATGGCTTTGTCCCACAAAACTTCATCTCTTTTTCCATAAGCGCACACACTACAATTCACTGAATCCAATGATTTCACCcactcactatatatatatatatatccagcTCCTCTGAACCTTATCTATATATCACCTCTATTTGTACTAATAGTCAACATGAGGTACCTCTTCATTGCATTACTTGTCTTGGCTTCTCCGGCAGCCTTCACTGATGCCCGGTGTGACTTCCCGGCCATTTTCAATTTCGGTGCCTCTAGCTCAGACACTGGAGGCTTTGCTGCTGCCTTCCCGGCACAAAGGCCGCCTTATGGTATGACTTACTTCGGCAAGCCTGTTGGCCGGGCTTCTGATGGCAGGCTTCCCATTGATTtcataggtatatatatataccatactTTCATATTTCAAATGTTTACTAGTAATTTACAAGTGTTTGATTTGGATATCTAATGAATTAGTGTATTTGCTTTGCGTGTTATTATATAGCTCAAGGTCTTGGGTTGCCGTTCTTGAGCCCTTATCTTAAGTCTATTGGCTCAAACTTTGCTCATGGTGCCAACTTCGCTTCTTCTGCTGCTACTATTCTAATGCCAAACACTTCACTGTTTGTTACCGGGACCAGTCCTTTTTATTTAACCATTCAACTTAATCAGATGAAGGAGTTCAAGAACAGAGTCCTTGAACTCAGTCCTCAAGGTCTAATACGTGCTACTACTAatggttaattaatttaattgtctTGATTATTATTGGCTCATGCATGGACGAACTCATGATGTCCAATTTGTATTTACAGGGGATTATCTTCCACCTAAAGACATCTTCAATAAAGCTCTCTACATTTTTGATATTGGCCAGAATGACTTCACTGGTAAGTTGGCAACGATTGGTATTCAAGGCGTCAAACAATACCTCCCTCAAATGGCATTACAGATCTCAGCTGGAATAGAGGTTAATTATATGAGTTGTGTTAGCTCTGATTCCATATCAAATATAACTCCTTAATTTGATATCTAAAACTATCATCtataatatgcatatatatatatatatatatatacaggagATATACAACGAGCTTGGAGGGCGAACTTTCATGGTGTTCAACATGGCTCCAATAGGATGCTACCCAGCATTCCTCACTTACCTGCCTCACAACAACTCAGACTTGGACATGTATGGCTGCATGATTTCCTACAACAATGAAGCACAGAACTACAACAAAATGCTTAAAGAAAAACTCTCTGAAACAAGAAATCTACTCCCTGATGCTACTATTGTTTATGTTGACACTCATTCCATCAAGCTTGATCTCTTTCAACACCCTAAAGACCATGGTCATGATCAgtcacctccttcttcttctacttcgaatattcttctcaaaaaatttttaattcagtTATATGCTCACTTTCTGAGTTTTCAATTTCAGGTCTTGTTTATGGGGACTCCCTGCCCAGCCCTCAGAGCCAATCCTTTTCCCGAAGTTACGGATCCGTTTTGCCGACTTCCCTTGCCTACATTGTTCCATCGGCCAGAGGGCTGTTCACCTTGGAGACCTGATGCGGTTATGAGTACGACCGGGCGTGGGCGGCACTCGGTCCTCCAGATTTTCATGGGCCGCCGGGGACGCACCGGACACCGCGCGACGTGCGGTGCTCTTCCGGCCGCTGGACCCTACCTCCGGCTGAGCCGTTTCAGGGTGGGCGGGCCGTTAAGCGAAAAAGATAACTCTCCCGGGGTCCCCGCCGGCGTCTCCGGACTTCCTAACGTCGCCGTCAGCCGCCCGCGTCCCGGCTCGGGAATTTTTAACCCGATTCCCTTTCCGGAGCTCGCGCTGTGTAGCGTCTCTGACGGGCCTCCCCCGTCCCTTAGGATCGGCTAACCCATGTGCAAGTGCCGTTCACATGGAACCTTTCCCCTCTTCGGCCTTCAAAGTTCTCATTTGAATATTTGCTACTACCACCAAGATCCGCACCGGCGGCCGCTCCGCCCGGGCTCGCGCCCCGGGCTTCGCGGCGGCCGCCGCGCCCTCCTACTCATCGGGGCATGGCGCTCGCCCCGATGGCCGGGTGTGGGTCGCGCGCTTCAGCGCCATCCATTTTCGGGGCTAGTTGATTCGGCAGGTGAGTTGTTACACACTCCTTAGCGGATTTCGACTTCCATGACCACCGTCCTGCTGTCTTAATCGACCAACACCCTTTGTGGGTTCTGGGTTAGCGCGCAGTCGGGCACCGTAACCCGGCTTCCGGTTCATCCCGCATCGCCAGTTCTGCTTACCAAAAATGGCCCACTTGGAGCTCTCGATTCCGTGGCGCGGCTCACCGGAGCAGCCGCGCCGTCCTACCTATTTAAAGTTTGAGAATAGGTCGAGGGCGTTGCGCCCCCGATGCCTCTAATCATTGGCTTTACCCGATAGAACTCGCGCACGGGCTCCAGCTATCCTGAGGGAAACTTCGGAGGGAACCAGCTACTAGATGGTTCGATTAGTCTTTCGCCCCTATGCAAAGTCAGACGAACGATTTGCACGTCAGTATCGCTGCGGGCCTCCACCAGAGTTTCCTCTGGCTTCGCCCCGCTCAGGCATAGTTCACCATCTTTCGGGTCCCGACAGAGCTGTGCTCCAACTCGAACCCTTCACAGAAGATCGGGGTCGGTCGGCGGTGCACCCTCGAGGGGATCCCGCCCTTCACCTTCCTTGCGCCTTCCGGGTTTCCGCGCACGGCTCAGCCACCGCATGTCAGACTCCTTGGTCCGTGTTTCAAGACGGGTCGGATGGGGAGCCCGCGGGCCGGTGCCTGGAGCGCGCCCGTGCCGCGGGTGGGCACGCCGAGGGGCTGGCGCGCGCCCCGTTCACGGCCGCGCCGGCGCGGCCTCCTCGGGCAGGGTCATCCGCCCGGGCCGGCCACCGGGCGCGGCCCCGCATCGATCCGCATGCCCGAGCCGAGCGGCGGACCGGCTCGTCGCCGTGCCCACATCCGGCCGGGCCGCACTGCGCTTGCCCCCATCCGCTTCCCTCCCGGCAATTTCAAGCACTTTCTTGACTCTCTTTTCAAAGTCCCTCATCTTTCCTCGCGGTCCTTGTTCGCCATCGTGTTCCTCGCTCAGATGCCCGCCTTGACGACTTAGCTCTGCCCGGAGCGGCTGTGCCCAAATGCAACGCGGCTTCCCGGCCGAGCGCCAGCTGGCTGCGGTAGGGTAGGTCTCGGGCACGACGGGCTCACTCCTCTCCTACGCTTTTCGTGGGACTTGGGCCCGGTCCGTCGCCGAGTAGGACGCTTCGCAGACATAATCCGGGCGTGGCCACCGCTCGATTCTCGTCGTCGCTCTTCCCGTTCGGGTCACTGCTACTAGGGGAAACCGGAAGCTTTCTTTTTCCTCCGCTTATTGATATGCTTTAAACTTCGGGCTGGTGGCCCCGCCTCGACCCGTTCGGCGCGAGGGCCCTGCGATGGAGTGTGATCATCCCCTCCGCTGGGCGCCCGGTCATCCGGTCATTACGGCGCAGACGCCTTCTACGCGACTTGAGTGGCGCGACGCCGACTCCCGGATCTCCTAAGCGAGGCCGGGTCCAACGCCGCCGCGCACCGCCCCGCCTCCGGGAGGGCGACCGCCGTCTTCGGGCGCACAAGGCTGGCGGAGGCCGCCTCGGCTGTCTCGCCGCCACAAGGCCGAGCGACCTCATTCGCGTGACGCCAGTAGCGCATCTGGCCGCGCCCTCGGCGCATCGGCGCTCAAAGACCTCTGAATGGTTCACGGATCAGCTAATTCACACCAAGTATCGCGTTTCGCCACGCTCTTCATCGGCGCGAGAGCCGTGATATCTCGCGGTCGGTGAGTCGGGTGACTCTGAGCAGTCGCTCCTCCGCTGCCGCCGCCGCGCGCCGGCGGCGCGCGCCGCCCGGCCGGGCCTGGACGCCCTTGATGCCTCGCGCCGGCCAGGCAAAGTCAGTGGTCTCCCGGCATGCTGCCGCCCGCCGCCGAGCGGCGCCGGCGCGAGGCGCGGGAGGCGCGCGGCACGCCGGGCTGGCGGGCGGGTGACGCTGCGCCGCTGCGCCGCCCACGCTTCGCTTCGGCGCCGCGCCCCGCGGTCGCTAGCCTCGGTCTTCCATGTGTCGTGCGAGGCGACACGACTCCTTCCGCGCAGTTCACCTCACGGAACCTTGTTACATGACTTCTCCTTCCTCTAAATGATAAGCAGTTCGCGATTTCGCGATGCCTGCTGGCGGCGCAGACTTCGCCGCCGGGACCAACATCACCGACCATTCAATCGGTAGGAGCGACGGGCGGTGCGTATAAAGGGCGTGGACGAGTTGGTCGCGAGTCGATGACCATGCTTACTAGAATTCCTGAAGACCAACAATCAAATGACCATCCCACTGCTGGCTGAAATTTTACAAGACAACCCCGGCCC
Encoded here:
- the LOC120256949 gene encoding GDSL esterase/lipase At4g01130-like → MRYLFIALLVLASPAAFTDARCDFPAIFNFGASSSDTGGFAAAFPAQRPPYGMTYFGKPVGRASDGRLPIDFIAQGLGLPFLSPYLKSIGSNFAHGANFASSAATILMPNTSLFVTGTSPFYLTIQLNQMKEFKNRVLELSPQGDYLPPKDIFNKALYIFDIGQNDFTGKLATIGIQGVKQYLPQMALQISAGIEEIYNELGGRTFMVFNMAPIGCYPAFLTYLPHNNSDLDMYGCMISYNNEAQNYNKMLKEKLSETRNLLPDATIVYVDTHSIKLDLFQHPKDHGLVYGDSLPSPQSQSFSRSYGSVLPTSLAYIVPSARGLFTLET